From Rhinatrema bivittatum chromosome 5, aRhiBiv1.1, whole genome shotgun sequence, the proteins below share one genomic window:
- the LOC115091574 gene encoding P2Y purinoceptor 8-like, with translation MPESFTLGFAKGRPLNGSLPISKENGSLSNATLEMLKNEMLRTALPILYVLIFTISIPLNSVSLWYLCRHAHPRSPTIIFAINLAVTDLLYSLVLPFQVAYHLRGNDWPFGDAMCRIVTILFYGNMHCSVLIMMSISVERYLGIVHPMHCKTLITVKTAVLTCVLIWTFVLLADSPLIYTKLTFHVKDLGIVTCFDVLPKDMFPSRMYYYVYFASQAILFFFLPLIIMGVSYVSIISTLLHSPASQLRETKKQTARLIVAVLTVFVVCFMPSSITQIVHMIYFSKGKSLYIAYKLFLALNSLNCCLDPFVYYFGSKEFRQGLQEKLFRCIPSSYIENITAISEHSLPITDKVNYTDN, from the coding sequence ATGCCCGAGTCATTCACACTGGGCTTCGCGAAGGGCAGACCTTTGAATGGATCCTTACCGATCTCCAAGGAAAACGGTTCACTAAGCAATGCAACACTGGAGATGCTAAAGAACGAGATGCTACGAACTGCTTTACCTATCCTGTATGTACTCATCTTCACCATCAGTATTCCCCTCAATAGCGTTTCCCTGTGGTATCTGTGCCGCCATGCGCATCCTAGGTCTCCAACTATTATATTTGCCATTAACTTGGCAGTGACGGACTTGCTATACAGCCTGGTGCTTCCTTTTCAAGTTGCTTACCACCTGAGGGGAAACGACTGGCCCTTTGGGGATGCAATGTGCCGCATTGTCACcatattgttctatggaaacatGCACTGCTCTGTCCTGATTATGATGAGCATCAGTGTGGAGCGCTACCTGGGAATTGTTCATCCAATGCATTGTAAGACGCTCATAACTGTCAAGACTGCAGTTCTGACCTGTGTGCTCATTTGGACATTTGTTTTACTGGCAGATTCACCACTAATTTATACTAAGCTGACATTTCATGTGAAAGACTTAGGGATAGTCACTTGTTTTGATGTTTTGCCCAAGGACATGTTCCCTTCCAGAATGtattattatgtttattttgCATCTCAAgctattttattctttttcctgcCTTTAATCATCATGGGAGTGTCCTACGTCTCCATCATATCAACTCTTCTTCATTCACCTGCTTCACAACTCAGAGAAACCAAGAAGCAGACAGCGCGCTTGATTGTGGCAGTGCTCACTGTATTTGTGGTGTGCTTTATGCCCAGCAGCATCACACAAATAGTTCATATGATATACTTCAGCAAAGGCAAGTCCTTGTACATTGCATACAAGCTTTTTCTGGCCCTTAATAGTCTCAACTGCTGCCTTGACCCATTCGTTTATTACTTTGGTTCCAAAGAATTCCGGCAAGGGTTGCAGGAGAAGCTCTTTCGATGCATACCCAGCAGTTATATTGAGAATATCACTGCAATATCAGAACACAGTTTGCCAATAACAGACAAAGTAAATTATACAGACAATTAA